The Chitinophaga lutea genome contains the following window.
CATATGCAGAAAAGACGGGCAGCTCCCGTCTTTTTTTATTTCCGGTTAACCAGGTATACTCCACCCATAATGCCGGCCAGGCAAAGCACCTGCCAGCCATTGATGTGTTCTCCCGCTACCAGTCCCCAGCCAATGGCCACTATGGGTAAGCCATACGTTACCATCGAAGCAAACATGGCGCCTGCGGAGCGGATGAGCTGGTAAAACAGCAGGGAGGCCACGCCGGTTCCCAGTACTCCCAGGACCATGGCGGCGCCCAGGCTCATCCAGGCACTGTCTGCCTGCCGGAACGTAGCCGCAAAATCACTGAAAATAAGCACGGGTGCGGAAAACAACGCCATGAAAAACAGCGAGATGGACACCAGCTGCAGGGTGGTGTATCCTTTGAGGTAGTTGTGCACCAGGGCTATGTTGAGGCCGTAACACGCGGTGGCGGCCACGATCAGCAAACCATAATACCAATATTGATTAGCGTCTACTCCCTTTACGAGGAAAAGACAGATGACGCCTACAAAACCGATGGCGAGGCCCGTCAACTGGCGTTTCTGCACAGGCGAACGGAAGAGCAGGAGGCTGAAAATGAGGGCGAATACGGGCGTAAAGGAATTGAGCATACCCGCCAGTGAGCTGTCTATTTTCGTTTCCGCAATACAGAACAGAAAGGCAGGGATACCGTTACCAAGCAGGCCTGAAAGGATAATGACAGGTATTTTGCCTTTGGGCGTTTGCCGGATGAACCGGAAGAAAAACGGGAGTAGTACGGCACCTGCGGAAATAAGCCGGAGGCTGGCTACCTGGTAGGGGCTGAAGGATACCAGCCCGAGTTTCATCAGGATAAATGAACTGCCCCAGGTCAGGCATAGCAGCAGAAAGATCCCCCAGTTAAGCAAGCGTTGGTCCATAGCGCTGCAAAGATACCGATTCCATACATCCCAACCTGTTGTGGCGCATTTTCCTTAAATTTAAGAAACAACTCACGCATATGCCTAGTGTAAAACTCGCCGCCATCCCTACCACGGCACCAAAAAAGTTCGGGAAAGACAATACAAAAGAACGCCTCACCGCCATTCTCGGAGAGCTGGACGACCTTCAGAATTTAAT
Protein-coding sequences here:
- a CDS encoding DMT family transporter, which translates into the protein MDQRLLNWGIFLLLCLTWGSSFILMKLGLVSFSPYQVASLRLISAGAVLLPFFFRFIRQTPKGKIPVIILSGLLGNGIPAFLFCIAETKIDSSLAGMLNSFTPVFALIFSLLLFRSPVQKRQLTGLAIGFVGVICLFLVKGVDANQYWYYGLLIVAATACYGLNIALVHNYLKGYTTLQLVSISLFFMALFSAPVLIFSDFAATFRQADSAWMSLGAAMVLGVLGTGVASLLFYQLIRSAGAMFASMVTYGLPIVAIGWGLVAGEHINGWQVLCLAGIMGGVYLVNRK